In Ruminiclostridium papyrosolvens DSM 2782, the following proteins share a genomic window:
- a CDS encoding S-layer homology domain-containing protein produces the protein MKKVISIVILAAFLITFLGPNVFAAQEASKPITVQNGFVEYIVNKADGRYSLATTEGLTTTQKDNDKRLLYLNKEPQTSITTIRIDGEDYIFGNSYGIKGGVISETQQNDRICKTVWKVNDVEVIQTLTLIVDEANPNVGNMRVAYQISNGSNKKVELGARILMDTQLGSNDGAAFVVNGGFITNETVLKGDDIPQIWQAYDQRFAPNVITYGLLSGWEGAIAPSKVIMAHWNTLYGTKWDVKTNPLLNFSTNMNSYGSADGGVALYYDAKTLAVGETRTYETFYGIGSISDASYNSDDYSVQIGAPQKLSLNAKKDGYISGNHEGYFEVKVDVKNNTMLTLNNFVVTLGLSKELALYTGQNEMQTIKTIEAGDTASVTYLVEPKIMQSTSVAELGVVVTNGEKRAESMKYVILPSAKGLPPSMQMTEITPSVIYSGAIKKEVVIKGNDFNLLKADYDWQVYLYNTDSNNKYAISRADVNISDNGTMTVKLDNSKCNFKEGNYSVSLESKNYGNMSMPFKISNDKKYDRKQYGVMLIGSFKEDNGKPVYDVIMVEKEEDMADLNAYLIKTMGAEKRKDYVDDIKSNILLTVRGEVSSYNANGVTSYTIESGSIINNAIKFVASPLSTSKSITLTRYNDTPKSLDQLRDQATGKPLTSEQKELLRKSYEEKFKGWKWWGQISDSLVMAGDGALYVGEYMFHYGQFYTCLEDGTDYALRGDENAKEGGKDIEIITPANVVGGELFKALGALTGFRIAVKNAVFGEKTISLGGSFSVELPWWSKASNGEDDDEKSDVYKEKPGMTEKEKAQVKQKNENVDKAKEKFEKMDKNNKIVSSGQKNDSFLELNMEEMRYGVNDQTNSTELVGVKASGGVNLTSDSVPAFTKGGAKAAFEVNSIDYDGWFMQIAAGLKVGDAFEANGLFSLVLETGGKIYPDSVELVLGGDVLRIPLGPAGFLTKIGGGVYNLYKQLKGNYGKFPPVTVALISGYADPTLYSFVLDTIKISVGGTGFKFEASEGKIVGLKVLESAYFQLYMYELEHNGKKEPGFDISAGFKANFLGILKGEASAWFSYNPSINGIFGPLSFGGKAYVGVFIPDWIPVLGGIELMAIMAELSTYRAYLGIRIIGIPISVSYYWADGKVKFFDDWDYLENQFDIPREELENSIGIYHSSGDSNADSVALVGSNFKKCYNSEDYLVLMDNEGTYTYDNIDIQDDYGLFSLKLDKLPQNVNDVIKVYDPNGKEYSLKMNENCLVQTISADKSKSGLEENTINVSVNQKGKWKVVSTKPLEVTGYNVASLPEIDVLDSQLSNDTVKVDWTTKNIQDGYTVGVYVSSGDEVKQNTKSQQELETMSEEEQNAYYASLLKGFDSGVKVKEGIDAKKGTYSFNLSELEQRFATGDYRVRTILYDENGNTVSSAMADKTFRYTNPNMPGEIKNAKLSPAGDGQLKLEYTPSEKADGYFVQLLDENAKAIDGFETMDTNKTEVYFNSSMDVPVYKVNNDGSYQMDKNGNPVVDSYKTVTVEPDKSYRAMVYAYKKSESGFTTYKGNVYITEPVYLPKPKPAKLSVTVNGISPAKSDTMGKGNMTQTENVFELTTNNNKGNITLLSDQDVSVMYRIDGNYGGYNLLELKADEPYVLDKILSDDLIFDEGGTVFDFYAVNENNDYTMLTVNVTADTTPPSLMLDSAVVQSTAGSYTITGTAEANARVYVSGTPVAVSNGKFKYNGSGNVSNENIEIKAVDLAGNETTMLCSVIPSEMSRFVDVKLKVNQNELKEDEAFTLAKGDAAQLKVYGITEKGQSFLLDNSRAKFRTIYGSDKLQVNEQGEISGIYAGDAVVMCEYPVTDNYSLEATANISVEPIAKKPETIRISNTDIDAMAKNGDVVARLSIPDMLIGTSVEWSVDENPYLSVRDNTLVLKQNALDIADFNIMLHAKGNYLVDVADSRGEFDISDKIDFVVKKNVASVDPFESVRVSRGTAFSKLKMPEKACVTLNDGTKISCAVEWLESGYNSNIAGTYNIRGALVLPQNVSNRDNLSPQMQVKVVNNDGGGGANYFSLEYSAGKGGSLYGYIKQTVYRNGTGSQVTAVADEGYSFVGWSDGVTAPTRKDKNVTKNTSVTAIFEQKGSGWKNQFKDIKLSDWFYTPVRHVFDKGYMSGISSSEFAPGLSLTRGMMVTILGKLDGADTSGKTSGFSDVKKTAYYSPYVAWAAENGIVNGAGGNLFKPERSITREEMAVMFANYIKAKKLSVPATDNVSVPFADDKDVSSWAKEAVYLMRSLGLISGKNGNRFDPKGTATRAEVAAVVEKFDKKLMVTTRK, from the coding sequence ATGAAAAAAGTTATTTCAATTGTTATTTTAGCCGCATTTTTAATTACCTTCTTAGGACCTAATGTATTTGCGGCTCAGGAGGCAAGCAAACCCATAACGGTGCAGAACGGTTTTGTTGAATATATTGTAAATAAAGCAGACGGCAGATATTCACTTGCAACCACTGAAGGTCTTACGACTACACAAAAAGATAATGACAAGAGACTACTGTATCTGAACAAGGAGCCTCAAACGTCTATTACCACAATCCGTATTGACGGTGAGGATTACATATTTGGAAACAGCTACGGAATCAAGGGCGGAGTTATATCAGAAACACAGCAAAACGACAGGATATGCAAAACAGTATGGAAAGTCAATGATGTAGAGGTAATTCAGACCTTAACATTAATTGTAGATGAAGCAAATCCCAATGTGGGAAATATGCGTGTAGCATACCAGATTTCTAACGGCAGCAATAAGAAAGTTGAACTGGGTGCAAGAATTCTCATGGATACACAGTTAGGCTCAAATGATGGGGCAGCGTTTGTCGTTAATGGAGGCTTTATTACCAACGAAACAGTTCTAAAGGGAGACGACATTCCACAGATATGGCAGGCTTATGACCAGAGATTTGCTCCAAATGTAATTACATATGGGCTTTTATCGGGCTGGGAGGGTGCAATTGCTCCATCCAAAGTTATTATGGCACACTGGAACACCCTTTATGGAACCAAATGGGATGTGAAAACAAATCCTCTCCTTAATTTTTCAACCAACATGAACAGTTATGGAAGTGCTGACGGTGGGGTGGCTCTTTATTATGATGCCAAAACCCTTGCAGTAGGTGAAACCCGTACATATGAAACCTTTTATGGTATAGGAAGTATATCGGATGCTTCTTACAACAGCGATGATTACAGTGTACAAATAGGTGCACCTCAGAAGTTGTCCTTAAACGCTAAAAAGGATGGTTATATTTCAGGAAATCATGAAGGCTATTTTGAAGTTAAGGTAGATGTAAAAAATAATACTATGCTTACCTTAAATAACTTTGTGGTTACACTGGGGCTTTCTAAAGAACTGGCTCTATATACGGGGCAAAATGAAATGCAAACCATAAAAACCATTGAAGCGGGGGATACAGCCTCAGTCACTTATCTGGTTGAGCCTAAAATTATGCAAAGTACCTCCGTTGCCGAGTTGGGGGTGGTGGTTACAAATGGGGAGAAACGTGCAGAATCTATGAAATATGTTATTCTTCCATCGGCAAAAGGGTTACCTCCATCCATGCAGATGACGGAAATTACCCCGTCAGTCATTTATTCGGGTGCCATAAAAAAAGAAGTTGTCATAAAAGGAAATGATTTTAACCTTTTAAAGGCAGATTATGATTGGCAAGTTTACTTGTATAATACAGATTCAAATAACAAATATGCAATATCACGTGCAGACGTGAATATTTCTGATAATGGTACTATGACAGTGAAGCTGGACAATTCCAAATGCAACTTCAAAGAAGGAAATTATTCAGTCAGCCTTGAAAGCAAAAACTATGGAAATATGTCCATGCCTTTTAAGATTTCCAATGACAAAAAATATGACCGTAAGCAATACGGAGTTATGTTAATCGGCTCATTCAAAGAAGATAACGGAAAGCCTGTCTATGATGTAATTATGGTGGAAAAAGAAGAAGATATGGCAGACCTGAATGCTTATTTAATAAAGACAATGGGTGCGGAAAAACGTAAAGATTATGTTGATGATATTAAAAGTAATATACTGCTTACTGTAAGAGGTGAGGTTTCCTCCTATAATGCCAATGGGGTAACTTCATACACAATTGAATCAGGCTCAATTATAAATAATGCCATTAAATTTGTGGCTTCACCTTTAAGTACAAGCAAAAGCATAACGTTGACAAGATATAATGACACTCCAAAATCTTTGGATCAGCTTAGGGACCAAGCAACAGGAAAGCCCCTTACATCGGAGCAGAAGGAACTTTTGAGAAAGTCATATGAGGAAAAGTTTAAAGGCTGGAAATGGTGGGGGCAAATATCGGATTCACTGGTAATGGCAGGGGACGGAGCACTTTATGTAGGTGAGTACATGTTCCATTACGGCCAGTTTTATACCTGCCTTGAAGACGGTACCGACTACGCACTTCGTGGTGACGAAAATGCCAAGGAAGGCGGGAAGGATATTGAAATAATAACTCCTGCCAATGTTGTAGGCGGCGAACTGTTTAAGGCATTGGGCGCTTTGACAGGCTTCAGGATTGCAGTCAAAAACGCTGTATTCGGCGAAAAAACAATATCCTTGGGAGGGTCCTTCAGCGTAGAGCTTCCATGGTGGTCAAAAGCATCAAATGGAGAGGATGACGATGAGAAATCCGACGTTTATAAAGAAAAGCCCGGAATGACTGAAAAAGAAAAAGCACAAGTAAAGCAAAAGAATGAAAATGTTGATAAGGCAAAAGAAAAGTTTGAAAAAATGGACAAAAATAATAAAATTGTGTCCAGCGGTCAGAAAAATGACAGCTTCTTAGAGCTTAATATGGAAGAAATGCGCTATGGTGTCAACGATCAGACAAACTCAACTGAGCTTGTGGGTGTAAAGGCAAGTGGCGGTGTAAATCTGACTTCTGATTCAGTTCCCGCATTTACAAAAGGTGGAGCAAAGGCAGCATTTGAGGTGAATTCCATAGACTATGACGGTTGGTTTATGCAAATTGCAGCCGGACTAAAAGTAGGAGATGCCTTTGAGGCAAACGGATTGTTTTCACTTGTTTTAGAAACAGGAGGTAAGATTTACCCGGATTCCGTAGAGCTTGTACTAGGTGGAGATGTTTTGCGTATTCCTTTGGGCCCGGCAGGTTTTCTTACAAAAATAGGCGGTGGTGTTTATAACCTCTACAAGCAATTAAAGGGCAATTATGGGAAATTCCCTCCTGTAACAGTAGCACTTATTTCAGGCTATGCGGATCCCACTCTCTATTCCTTTGTTCTGGATACAATAAAAATATCGGTAGGTGGTACAGGTTTTAAATTTGAAGCCTCAGAAGGTAAAATTGTAGGACTTAAAGTCTTGGAGTCTGCGTACTTCCAGCTTTATATGTATGAACTTGAACACAATGGCAAGAAAGAACCGGGGTTTGACATAAGCGCAGGCTTTAAAGCCAATTTTTTAGGGATACTCAAAGGTGAGGCCTCGGCGTGGTTCTCCTATAACCCGAGTATAAACGGCATATTCGGCCCTCTGTCCTTTGGCGGTAAGGCTTATGTAGGAGTCTTTATACCTGACTGGATTCCGGTTTTAGGCGGAATTGAACTTATGGCAATTATGGCAGAACTTTCAACCTACAGAGCATATCTGGGAATAAGGATTATCGGCATACCAATATCGGTTTCATATTATTGGGCAGATGGAAAGGTAAAATTCTTCGATGATTGGGATTACCTTGAAAATCAGTTTGACATTCCCCGGGAAGAACTTGAAAATTCTATAGGCATTTATCACAGCTCAGGAGATTCAAACGCCGATAGTGTAGCATTGGTTGGAAGTAATTTTAAAAAATGCTATAACTCTGAAGATTACCTTGTTTTGATGGATAACGAAGGAACCTATACTTACGATAATATAGACATTCAGGATGATTATGGACTGTTTAGTCTGAAACTTGATAAATTACCCCAGAATGTAAATGATGTTATTAAGGTGTATGACCCAAATGGTAAGGAATATTCACTCAAAATGAATGAAAACTGTCTTGTACAAACTATTTCTGCGGATAAATCGAAAAGTGGTTTAGAAGAAAATACCATAAATGTATCGGTGAACCAAAAAGGAAAGTGGAAGGTAGTTTCAACCAAGCCTTTGGAAGTAACAGGCTACAATGTTGCATCACTTCCAGAGATTGATGTTCTGGATTCACAGCTGTCAAACGACACTGTAAAGGTTGACTGGACAACTAAAAATATTCAGGACGGGTACACTGTAGGTGTATATGTTTCATCAGGTGATGAAGTGAAGCAAAATACAAAGAGCCAGCAGGAACTTGAGACTATGAGTGAAGAGGAGCAGAATGCCTATTATGCCTCGCTGCTGAAAGGTTTTGATTCCGGGGTTAAGGTTAAAGAGGGTATTGATGCCAAAAAGGGAACGTACAGTTTTAACCTATCAGAGCTGGAACAACGCTTTGCTACAGGAGATTACAGAGTAAGAACCATATTATATGATGAAAATGGAAACACAGTATCTTCAGCGATGGCAGACAAAACCTTCAGATATACAAATCCGAATATGCCCGGAGAGATAAAAAATGCAAAGCTTTCACCGGCAGGAGACGGACAGCTGAAACTGGAATATACCCCTTCTGAAAAAGCCGACGGATATTTTGTACAACTGCTTGATGAAAATGCAAAGGCAATTGATGGATTTGAAACAATGGATACAAACAAAACAGAGGTATATTTCAATAGCTCAATGGATGTACCTGTATATAAGGTAAACAATGACGGAAGCTACCAAATGGACAAAAATGGGAATCCTGTTGTGGACAGCTATAAAACAGTGACAGTCGAGCCGGATAAATCGTACCGCGCAATGGTATATGCGTACAAAAAGAGTGAAAGCGGGTTTACGACCTATAAAGGAAATGTTTATATTACAGAGCCTGTATACCTGCCAAAACCTAAGCCTGCAAAGTTGTCTGTAACTGTTAACGGTATCAGTCCTGCAAAGTCAGATACAATGGGAAAAGGAAACATGACTCAGACTGAGAATGTTTTTGAGCTTACTACCAACAACAATAAAGGTAATATAACATTGCTTTCTGACCAGGATGTAAGTGTAATGTACAGAATTGACGGTAATTATGGCGGTTATAATCTATTGGAGCTCAAAGCAGACGAGCCATATGTTCTTGATAAAATTCTGTCTGACGACCTGATATTTGATGAGGGCGGTACTGTATTTGATTTCTATGCCGTCAATGAAAATAATGATTATACAATGCTTACAGTAAATGTTACTGCAGATACCACTCCTCCGTCATTAATGCTGGACAGCGCCGTTGTCCAAAGTACGGCAGGCAGCTACACAATCACAGGTACGGCTGAGGCAAACGCCAGAGTTTATGTATCAGGAACACCTGTAGCGGTTTCCAACGGCAAGTTTAAATATAACGGTTCCGGAAATGTATCAAATGAAAATATTGAGATAAAAGCTGTTGATTTGGCGGGGAATGAAACTACAATGCTTTGCAGTGTTATTCCTTCCGAAATGTCAAGGTTTGTAGATGTGAAGCTCAAAGTGAATCAAAATGAACTGAAGGAAGATGAAGCCTTCACACTGGCAAAGGGCGATGCTGCACAACTGAAGGTATACGGAATTACTGAAAAAGGACAGTCATTTTTACTGGACAACAGTAGAGCAAAATTCCGGACCATTTATGGCAGTGATAAATTGCAGGTTAATGAGCAGGGAGAAATCAGCGGTATTTATGCAGGTGATGCGGTTGTAATGTGTGAATATCCCGTAACCGACAACTACTCTCTGGAAGCAACGGCAAATATAAGTGTAGAGCCAATAGCTAAAAAGCCTGAAACAATACGAATATCAAATACTGATATTGATGCTATGGCAAAAAACGGTGATGTGGTTGCAAGACTTTCAATACCTGATATGCTTATTGGAACATCAGTAGAATGGAGTGTGGATGAAAATCCATATTTAAGTGTCCGGGATAATACACTGGTGCTGAAACAGAATGCTCTTGATATTGCTGATTTCAATATTATGCTTCATGCAAAAGGTAATTATCTGGTAGATGTAGCAGATAGCCGAGGAGAATTTGATATTTCAGACAAAATAGATTTTGTAGTGAAAAAGAATGTGGCGTCTGTAGACCCCTTTGAATCAGTACGTGTTAGTAGAGGCACAGCTTTTTCAAAGCTCAAAATGCCGGAAAAGGCATGTGTAACCTTGAATGACGGCACAAAAATCAGTTGCGCCGTTGAATGGCTTGAAAGCGGATACAACAGCAATATTGCCGGAACATATAATATAAGGGGAGCACTTGTACTCCCACAGAATGTTTCTAACAGAGATAATTTATCCCCTCAGATGCAGGTTAAGGTTGTGAATAATGACGGCGGTGGCGGAGCTAATTATTTTAGTTTAGAGTATTCAGCGGGCAAGGGTGGAAGTCTTTACGGTTACATTAAACAAACTGTATATCGCAATGGAACCGGCAGTCAGGTTACTGCTGTTGCAGATGAAGGCTACAGCTTTGTAGGATGGAGCGATGGTGTAACAGCACCAACCAGAAAAGA